One Helianthus annuus cultivar XRQ/B chromosome 7, HanXRQr2.0-SUNRISE, whole genome shotgun sequence genomic region harbors:
- the LOC110941985 gene encoding sec-independent protein translocase protein TATA, chloroplastic produces the protein MAISSAAMTLSLHYTPTVPNRTSLSSSFFTNNTFKPLTLAHGSMNNKKKRSFSCNCLFGLGVPELVVIAGVAALVFGPKKLPEVGRSIGKTVKSFQQAAKEFETELKKEPETLGESSDATAVNEQEPEESKVPTTKDSL, from the exons ATGGCGATATCCTCTGCCGCCATGACTTTAAGTTTACACTACACACCAACCGTTCCAAATCGGACTTCTTTATCTTCATCTTTCTTTACCAACAACACCTTCAAACCCTTGACTCTGGCCCATGGAAGTATGAATAATAAGAAGAAACGTTCGTTTTCTTGCAACTGTTTGTTCGGACTTGGTGTCCCCGAACTTGTCGTTATTGCCGGTGTCGCGGCCCTTGTTTTCGGTCCCAAAAAGCTGCCGGAGGTTGGTCGCAGTATTGGCAAAACTGTCAAGAGCTTCCAACAG GCAGCAAAAGAATTTGAAACCGAGTTGAAAAAAGAACCCGAGACGTTGGGAGAGTCTTCAGATGCGACTGCTGTGAATGAGCAGGAACCCGAAGAGTCGAAAGTGCCAACCACAAAGGACAGTTTGTAG